From Alteromonas sp. RKMC-009, one genomic window encodes:
- a CDS encoding MarR family winged helix-turn-helix transcriptional regulator, with amino-acid sequence MQNPQFLDLARYVPALITFLANKLSASASGQYRKMFGVGIVEWRVIALLAVEPETTANSVSNVIGLDKALVSRTVKKLKELEIITISKSEKDGRHQYLSLSPKGKALHDEILTVALERESKLLEVLSQDERELLISLLQKLNNQVGKLDMKSE; translated from the coding sequence TTGCAGAATCCACAATTTCTAGATTTGGCACGGTACGTACCTGCACTCATTACTTTTCTGGCTAACAAACTTTCGGCCAGCGCTTCGGGTCAGTACCGGAAGATGTTTGGCGTAGGGATAGTTGAATGGCGTGTCATCGCTCTGCTGGCCGTGGAGCCGGAAACAACGGCGAATTCTGTGAGTAATGTCATCGGTCTCGATAAGGCGCTGGTAAGCCGGACAGTGAAAAAGCTCAAAGAGCTGGAAATCATCACTATTTCAAAGAGTGAAAAAGATGGCAGACATCAATATCTGTCACTGTCACCAAAAGGAAAAGCACTCCACGATGAGATTCTGACGGTTGCACTTGAACGGGAAAGTAAATTGCTGGAGGTGTTATCGCAAGACGAGCGTGAATTGCTTATCAGCCTTCTTCAGAAGCTTAACAATCAGGTAGGAAAACTCGACATGAAGTCAGAATAA
- the fkpA gene encoding FKBP-type peptidyl-prolyl cis-trans isomerase, which produces MRKSLVALSTVAALGLFACQPNTNEQSKEAAAKEAPAQGTAAADMTDEQKHAYAMGASMGVFITTRAKQQEQVGLPLDIETLKQGFTDALGENMKFSRAEIQQFAQAGEEAMRAKQQEMAAKAAEENIQLGADYLAENAKKDGVTVTDSGLQYEVIEEGTGKSPEATDTVKVHYHGTLIDGTVFDSSYERNEPVTFPLNRVIPGWTEGVQLMKEGSKFRFVIPAELAYGERSTGLITPNSTLIFDVELIEVVDTEEGETE; this is translated from the coding sequence ATGCGTAAGTCGCTTGTCGCCTTATCAACCGTTGCTGCTTTAGGTCTTTTTGCCTGTCAGCCAAATACAAATGAGCAGTCTAAAGAAGCTGCGGCAAAAGAAGCACCTGCACAGGGTACAGCCGCTGCGGACATGACAGACGAACAGAAGCACGCCTACGCAATGGGTGCAAGCATGGGCGTATTCATCACGACCCGCGCAAAACAGCAGGAACAGGTTGGTTTACCGCTGGATATTGAAACGCTGAAGCAGGGTTTCACTGACGCTCTGGGCGAAAACATGAAGTTCAGCCGTGCTGAAATTCAGCAATTTGCTCAGGCCGGTGAAGAAGCCATGCGTGCCAAGCAGCAGGAAATGGCAGCAAAAGCAGCAGAAGAGAATATTCAGCTGGGTGCTGATTACCTGGCAGAAAACGCTAAGAAAGATGGCGTGACTGTGACTGATTCAGGTCTTCAGTACGAAGTGATTGAAGAAGGCACCGGTAAGAGCCCTGAAGCCACTGACACAGTTAAAGTTCACTACCACGGTACGTTGATTGACGGTACTGTGTTCGATTCTTCATACGAGCGTAATGAGCCGGTTACTTTCCCGCTTAACCGCGTTATTCCCGGCTGGACCGAAGGTGTTCAGTTAATGAAAGAAGGTTCAAAATTCCGTTTCGTTATTCCAGCGGAACTGGCCTACGGCGAACGTTCTACCGGTCTGATCACGCCTAACTCAACGCTTATCTTCGATGTTGAGTTGATTGAAGTAGTGGACACTGAAGAAGGCGAAACAGAGTAA
- a CDS encoding WD40 repeat domain-containing protein, whose protein sequence is MPLLAFLLFSVTACTVPDTTPVNQWWHAEDGAYAADISPNGEYSVVSGVDNGINVWHNLDDNVLFHWQHQSEGNNLVLAIHISADNKFVVTSDREAFALWSIESGEPVGFWRIDESTIRDVAVTNNGKGILVGRSSGKVMYFEPETGRRLEFLGHQERINSVDISPNGEYALTGGNDYVAYLWSTQTGQIIHTFTHSSRISKVALDDAGRYVFTADSKQGSKVWDAQTGAQISNLKYIARQKIFTDAVFSEDGKHLLTGSPSRSIYMWDVRTGEQTGEWKVAAKEGTRPATAVVYAVGFMGNNTLLSESSSGLAELWAIE, encoded by the coding sequence ATGCCATTACTGGCGTTTTTACTTTTTTCAGTAACCGCATGTACTGTGCCTGATACCACCCCGGTTAACCAGTGGTGGCATGCAGAAGACGGCGCTTACGCAGCAGACATATCCCCGAACGGTGAGTACAGCGTGGTATCCGGTGTCGATAACGGTATCAACGTTTGGCACAATTTAGATGACAATGTGCTGTTTCACTGGCAGCACCAGAGCGAAGGTAACAATCTGGTTCTGGCTATTCATATTTCCGCTGACAATAAATTTGTGGTGACATCAGACCGCGAAGCCTTTGCGTTATGGAGCATTGAAAGTGGTGAGCCGGTAGGATTCTGGCGCATTGATGAATCGACAATCCGCGATGTGGCGGTAACCAATAATGGAAAAGGGATCCTCGTTGGCCGCTCCAGCGGTAAAGTCATGTACTTTGAGCCGGAAACCGGACGGCGACTTGAGTTTCTGGGTCACCAGGAACGCATCAACTCTGTGGATATTTCACCCAACGGTGAATATGCCCTTACCGGCGGTAACGACTATGTGGCGTATTTATGGAGTACGCAGACCGGGCAAATTATTCATACCTTTACTCACAGCAGCCGTATTTCTAAAGTGGCGCTGGACGATGCCGGACGCTACGTTTTTACCGCAGACAGTAAGCAGGGCTCTAAGGTGTGGGATGCACAAACAGGTGCGCAGATCAGCAACCTGAAGTATATTGCGCGCCAGAAAATATTTACTGATGCCGTTTTCTCTGAAGATGGTAAGCATTTACTTACCGGTTCACCCTCCCGCAGTATCTACATGTGGGACGTCAGAACCGGTGAGCAGACCGGCGAATGGAAAGTGGCGGCGAAAGAAGGTACGAGACCGGCAACCGCTGTGGTGTATGCCGTCGGGTTTATGGGTAACAATACACTGCTGTCTGAAAGCAGCAGTGGTTTAGCTGAATTATGGGCAATTGAATAA
- a CDS encoding type 1 glutamine amidotransferase domain-containing protein, which yields MTKKLQGKHVAILATDGFEQVELTSPKEALEAEGAEVSVISLESGEIQGMNHDEKGDKFKVDKLVADVKAGDYHGLILPGGVQNPDTLRTDTAAVSFVRDFFKQHKPVAAICHGPWMLVEADVLHNRKVTSFPSLKTDIKNAGGIWVDEEVVCDQALVTSRTPDDLPAFNKKIIEELREGKHDQQHV from the coding sequence ATGACTAAGAAGTTACAAGGCAAACACGTTGCTATTCTGGCAACGGACGGATTTGAGCAAGTTGAACTGACTTCGCCCAAAGAAGCACTGGAAGCTGAAGGTGCTGAGGTCTCGGTCATATCTCTGGAAAGCGGTGAAATTCAGGGTATGAACCATGATGAAAAAGGTGACAAATTTAAAGTGGACAAGCTAGTCGCTGACGTTAAAGCCGGTGATTATCATGGTCTTATTCTTCCGGGTGGCGTTCAAAACCCTGATACGCTGAGAACCGACACCGCCGCTGTATCATTTGTAAGAGACTTTTTTAAACAGCACAAACCTGTAGCTGCTATTTGTCATGGCCCGTGGATGCTTGTCGAAGCTGATGTACTTCACAACCGTAAAGTAACGTCATTTCCCAGTTTAAAAACAGACATCAAAAATGCCGGAGGCATCTGGGTTGATGAAGAGGTGGTGTGCGACCAGGCGTTAGTTACCAGCAGAACACCGGATGACCTGCCAGCCTTCAATAAAAAAATCATTGAAGAATTGCGGGAAGGTAAACACGACCAGCAACACGTGTAA
- a CDS encoding IS3 family transposase, with protein sequence MVVEELKASYSLQNLLKITGLPKSVYYYHRNTLERSCPDIGLSEKIRTIFHKHRGRYGYRRVTSALRTVGLIVNHKRVQRLMNELGLKSKVRPKRYKSYKGEVGRIAGNELNREFTAVKPNQKWVTDVTEFKVKDQKVYLSPIIDLFNQEVVSYEVRTSVALPLVTDMLKTATSKLQRHEKPLIHSDQGWQYQHKEYQNHIKANGLVQSMSRKGNCLDNAVAENFFGILKTEMYHNEKFNDADELIESIKEYIDYYNNERIKLKLKGLSPIQYRNQALAAA encoded by the coding sequence ATAGTTGTCGAAGAGCTCAAGGCTAGTTACAGCTTACAAAATCTATTAAAAATCACAGGACTCCCGAAAAGCGTTTATTACTATCATCGTAATACGCTAGAACGGTCGTGTCCCGATATTGGCTTAAGCGAAAAAATACGTACTATCTTTCATAAACATAGAGGGCGGTACGGCTATCGCAGAGTTACTTCTGCGCTGAGAACAGTAGGCTTGATAGTTAATCACAAGCGCGTACAACGCCTGATGAATGAGCTGGGGTTAAAATCCAAGGTAAGACCTAAACGTTACAAGTCCTATAAAGGTGAAGTCGGCAGAATCGCAGGCAATGAACTTAATCGAGAATTTACGGCAGTGAAGCCAAATCAAAAATGGGTGACCGATGTGACTGAGTTTAAAGTCAAAGACCAGAAAGTCTATCTGTCACCGATAATTGACCTGTTTAACCAAGAGGTTGTCAGCTATGAAGTACGCACATCGGTTGCACTGCCACTAGTCACAGACATGCTCAAAACCGCGACGAGTAAGCTACAGCGACATGAGAAGCCGCTTATTCACTCGGATCAGGGCTGGCAATACCAACATAAAGAGTACCAAAATCACATCAAAGCAAACGGGCTAGTTCAAAGCATGTCCAGGAAAGGAAATTGTTTAGACAATGCCGTCGCAGAGAACTTCTTCGGCATATTAAAAACGGAAATGTATCACAACGAGAAGTTCAACGATGCCGACGAACTGATTGAAAGCATCAAAGAATATATCGACTATTACAACAACGAGCGTATTAAGCTGAAACTAAAAGGCCTGAGTCCGATACAATATCGAAATCAGGCCTTGGCAGCCGCTTAG
- the greB gene encoding transcription elongation factor GreB, which yields MRTPLITRNGYRKLQAELDHLWREERPETTRKVTWAASLGDRSENADYQYNKKRLREIDRRVRYLRKCLENLKVVDYSPQQEGKVFFGAWVEIENEDGKTMTLRIVGYDEIFGRKDYISVDAPMARALIGKATEDEIFVKTEAGNFEWWINKIWYDKDDRI from the coding sequence ATGCGAACACCGCTTATTACCCGGAATGGGTACCGAAAGTTACAGGCAGAGCTGGATCATCTCTGGCGTGAAGAAAGACCGGAGACAACACGCAAAGTCACCTGGGCAGCGAGCCTCGGAGATCGTAGTGAGAATGCTGACTATCAGTACAATAAAAAACGTCTGCGGGAAATCGACCGCAGGGTCCGCTACTTGCGTAAGTGTCTGGAAAATCTGAAAGTTGTGGATTACTCGCCGCAACAGGAGGGCAAAGTGTTTTTTGGTGCCTGGGTCGAAATTGAAAATGAAGACGGCAAAACCATGACCCTCCGCATTGTCGGCTATGATGAAATTTTCGGCCGCAAGGACTATATCTCGGTGGATGCGCCGATGGCCCGCGCACTCATCGGAAAAGCCACCGAAGATGAAATTTTTGTCAAAACCGAAGCAGGCAACTTTGAGTGGTGGATAAATAAGATTTGGTACGACAAGGACGACCGGATATAG
- a CDS encoding PDR/VanB family oxidoreductase, protein MINAKISKIEKIAASVAKISFIAEGGNALPSFTPGAHVDVKVNEDITRQYSLCGSARDVNEYSIAVLRDSHSRGGSVAIHDTFRVGMAVQISAPKNLFPLGEHDGKVILVAGGIGITPLISMMKSLDDLGKQYLLLYVHKPAQQIPFDKELAAGVNTGKVILIPSESREKIVKRLRELIPAFEDGCGLYTCGPDGFMSKVNEIAREKSWPDFALNQEKFSHDISTTGADTAFTMHLVQSNIHINVSTEQTALEALDEAGIEVDASCEQGICGTCVLRVLDGKVDHRDAWLTDAEKSANDRFTPCCSRALTPSLSIDL, encoded by the coding sequence TTGATAAACGCGAAGATTTCTAAAATTGAAAAAATTGCCGCTTCAGTTGCCAAAATCAGTTTTATTGCTGAAGGCGGAAATGCACTTCCCTCCTTTACACCCGGTGCTCACGTTGATGTGAAGGTTAATGAAGATATCACCCGCCAGTATTCACTTTGTGGGTCTGCCAGAGATGTCAATGAGTACAGTATCGCTGTATTGCGTGACAGTCATTCCAGAGGCGGCTCAGTAGCCATTCACGATACTTTCCGCGTAGGGATGGCCGTGCAGATCTCCGCACCGAAAAATTTGTTCCCGCTTGGGGAGCATGACGGAAAAGTCATTCTTGTTGCCGGGGGGATCGGCATTACGCCACTTATTTCAATGATGAAAAGTCTTGATGACCTTGGGAAGCAATATCTATTGCTTTATGTTCATAAGCCGGCACAACAAATTCCGTTCGATAAGGAACTCGCGGCAGGGGTTAACACCGGAAAAGTCATTTTAATCCCTTCAGAAAGTCGTGAGAAAATAGTGAAACGACTGCGGGAGCTTATCCCTGCTTTCGAAGACGGCTGCGGTCTCTATACCTGCGGTCCTGATGGCTTTATGTCTAAAGTTAATGAGATTGCCAGAGAGAAAAGCTGGCCTGATTTTGCTTTGAATCAGGAAAAATTCAGTCACGACATTTCCACAACCGGCGCTGATACGGCGTTCACAATGCACCTTGTTCAATCAAATATTCACATCAATGTAAGCACAGAGCAAACAGCCCTCGAGGCGTTGGATGAAGCCGGTATTGAAGTGGATGCCAGTTGTGAACAGGGGATTTGCGGCACATGTGTATTGCGTGTTCTTGATGGAAAAGTTGACCACAGGGACGCGTGGCTGACAGATGCTGAAAAATCAGCAAATGACCGTTTTACGCCTTGTTGTTCCCGGGCGTTAACCCCGTCACTTTCTATTGACCTTTAA
- a CDS encoding aromatic ring-hydroxylating dioxygenase subunit alpha, giving the protein MSVQMHHPENSDTSVTGTRHAFPLNMWYVAALSSELDDKPVAKMLLNEPVVLFRTQDGKAHALEDRCCHRSLPLSSGTMEPEGLRCGYHGLLFNGDGKCIEIPGQEKIPSRAKVMQYHIAEKDALIWIWFGDAQHSQPVEPPPSYEFHHHPDFMFGGDIYHYDAPYQLVHDNLLDLSHLGYVHLKTIGGNAKIHMNAEMNVTQQGNSVKVVRHMLNSVPPPTYSAAYPFGETIDRWQEIVFHPSHLEIWTGAVEHNTEAVDDPGRGGFHMRGFHALTPETEESCFYIWTMASNPTSNCDEVMQKVIDQTKFTFDEDKTIIETQYKNMKRFGVKKHIDIHVDVAPNRARRIIESLKQA; this is encoded by the coding sequence ATGTCTGTTCAAATGCACCACCCTGAAAATTCTGATACCTCTGTCACCGGTACACGGCACGCATTTCCATTAAACATGTGGTATGTCGCTGCTTTGTCCAGTGAACTTGACGATAAGCCGGTAGCCAAAATGTTGTTAAATGAGCCGGTGGTATTGTTCAGGACACAAGACGGAAAAGCACATGCTCTGGAAGATCGCTGTTGTCACCGGTCGCTGCCACTATCTTCCGGAACCATGGAACCTGAAGGTTTACGCTGTGGTTATCATGGTCTGTTATTCAATGGCGATGGAAAGTGTATCGAAATTCCCGGACAGGAAAAAATTCCGTCGAGGGCAAAAGTCATGCAATACCATATTGCTGAAAAAGATGCGCTGATATGGATTTGGTTTGGTGATGCGCAGCATTCTCAGCCCGTTGAACCGCCTCCTTCCTATGAATTTCATCATCATCCTGATTTTATGTTTGGCGGTGATATTTACCACTACGATGCGCCTTATCAACTTGTCCATGACAACCTGCTGGATCTCAGCCATCTGGGTTATGTTCATCTGAAAACCATTGGTGGAAATGCCAAAATTCACATGAATGCAGAGATGAATGTAACCCAGCAAGGAAACAGCGTAAAAGTTGTCAGGCATATGCTCAATTCAGTACCGCCGCCCACCTACAGTGCTGCTTATCCTTTTGGTGAGACCATCGACCGGTGGCAGGAAATTGTTTTCCATCCTTCACATTTGGAAATCTGGACTGGTGCTGTTGAGCATAATACTGAAGCCGTTGATGATCCCGGACGCGGTGGCTTTCACATGCGGGGCTTTCATGCGCTGACACCGGAAACAGAAGAAAGCTGTTTTTATATCTGGACTATGGCGAGTAACCCCACATCCAATTGCGATGAGGTAATGCAAAAGGTCATTGATCAAACGAAGTTTACGTTTGACGAGGATAAAACAATTATCGAAACGCAATATAAGAACATGAAGCGATTCGGCGTGAAGAAACACATCGATATTCATGTGGATGTAGCACCTAACAGAGCCAGGCGTATTATTGAGTCGCTGAAACAGGCTTAG
- a CDS encoding helix-turn-helix domain-containing protein yields MSKHPRAFKLKVAECALSESSSAIGGRFNVTERQVRYWTAVYRIHGAESFRSTHRPYSQAFKTDVLKTMAANNWSLSYTSAFFDLSSPGILFQWQKLYAHDGISGLKPKKKGKPRVKKEPSAPKPSTEMTEKELREELDYLRAENAVLKKLEALAQARKKKAKTKR; encoded by the coding sequence ATGTCCAAACATCCTCGAGCCTTCAAGCTCAAAGTAGCTGAGTGTGCTTTATCTGAAAGTTCTTCGGCGATAGGTGGCAGATTTAATGTCACAGAAAGGCAGGTCCGATATTGGACTGCTGTTTATCGAATTCATGGCGCTGAAAGCTTCAGGTCTACTCACAGGCCATATTCTCAAGCATTTAAAACAGATGTGTTGAAAACAATGGCAGCTAACAACTGGTCACTTAGTTACACCAGCGCCTTCTTCGATTTATCGTCCCCTGGGATTCTTTTCCAATGGCAAAAGCTTTATGCTCACGATGGTATCTCCGGTCTAAAACCAAAGAAAAAAGGTAAACCTCGCGTGAAAAAAGAACCTTCTGCACCTAAACCATCAACTGAAATGACGGAGAAGGAACTCAGAGAAGAGTTGGACTATTTACGTGCGGAGAATGCTGTTCTAAAAAAGTTAGAAGCCTTGGCTCAAGCCAGAAAGAAAAAAGCAAAGACAAAACGATAG
- a CDS encoding Tex family protein, whose translation MIINKIAEELAVNANQVQAAVSLLDEGATVPFIARYRKEATQGLDDTQLRNLEQRLTYLRELEDRRSVILKSIEEQGKLTDALRKDITTADSKTTLEDLYLPYKPRRRTKGQIAIEAGLEPLADKLFNDPSLTPEAEAEAFVSADKGVADTKAALEGARFILMERFAEDASLLAKVRRYLNDNAFVTSTVAPGKEQEAIKYKDYFDHQEKLKSVPSHRALAMFRGRNEGMLHIQLNADPQNEDATAPSHCEFIIADHYNISDKGRAADAFLKQVVQWTWKIKIALHMETELFSGLREQAEEEAISVFAKNLNDLLMAAPAGAKTTMGLDPGLRTGVKVAVVDKTGKVVATNTIFPHAPQNAWDKSMRTLINVCKQHKVELISIGNGTGSRETDKLVAEMLKAAPELGAQKIMVSEAGASVYSASELASKELPDMDVSLRGAVSIARRLQDPLAELVKIEPKAIGVGQYQHDVSQSQLGKSLDRVIEDCVNAVGVDLNTASPALLSYVSGLNKTLAQNIVAFRDNNGAFGDRKSLLKVERLGPKAFEQAAGFLRITAGTNPLDASAVHPEAYPVIDSIVDRTQVAVNDLIGNTDLLRKLAPEDFTSEAFGLPTVKDILKELDKPGRDPRPEFKTATFKEGVETISDLKPGMILEGVVSNVANFGAFVDVGVHQDGLVHISALTNKFISDPREVVKAGDIVKVKVLEVDVQRKRISFTMRLDDTPAPAAEKRQSSAGKPAGKQGKGRQPGRNGGGNNRQAQAPANAAMGNAFADAFAKAKQK comes from the coding sequence ATGATTATCAACAAAATTGCCGAAGAACTTGCCGTTAATGCCAATCAGGTGCAGGCGGCTGTTTCATTACTCGATGAGGGTGCTACGGTTCCTTTTATCGCCCGTTACCGGAAAGAGGCAACGCAAGGACTGGACGATACTCAGCTTCGTAACCTCGAACAGCGGCTGACGTACCTGCGTGAATTAGAAGATCGCCGCAGCGTGATTTTAAAGTCCATTGAAGAACAGGGTAAGCTTACCGATGCGCTGAGAAAGGACATCACCACGGCGGACAGCAAAACGACGCTGGAAGATTTATACCTGCCCTACAAGCCACGTCGTCGCACTAAAGGTCAGATCGCTATTGAAGCCGGGCTTGAGCCTTTAGCTGATAAACTGTTTAACGACCCGTCGCTGACACCGGAAGCCGAAGCAGAAGCATTTGTTTCTGCTGACAAAGGCGTAGCCGATACCAAAGCCGCACTGGAAGGTGCCCGCTTTATCCTGATGGAACGGTTTGCCGAAGACGCTTCTCTGCTGGCGAAAGTACGCCGCTATCTGAATGACAATGCCTTCGTAACCAGTACAGTGGCTCCCGGTAAAGAGCAGGAAGCCATTAAGTACAAAGATTATTTCGACCATCAGGAAAAACTCAAAAGCGTGCCGTCTCACCGTGCTCTTGCCATGTTCCGTGGCCGTAATGAGGGCATGCTGCATATTCAGCTGAACGCAGATCCGCAGAATGAAGATGCCACGGCACCGTCACACTGCGAATTCATCATTGCTGATCACTACAATATCAGTGACAAAGGCCGTGCTGCTGATGCGTTTTTAAAGCAGGTTGTACAGTGGACCTGGAAAATCAAAATTGCTCTGCACATGGAAACCGAACTGTTTTCGGGCTTACGTGAGCAGGCTGAAGAAGAAGCCATCAGCGTATTCGCTAAAAACCTCAATGATCTGCTAATGGCGGCGCCGGCCGGCGCGAAAACCACCATGGGTCTGGATCCGGGTTTGCGTACCGGGGTCAAAGTCGCGGTGGTAGATAAAACCGGTAAGGTGGTGGCCACTAATACGATTTTCCCCCACGCGCCGCAAAACGCCTGGGACAAGTCTATGCGCACACTGATTAATGTGTGCAAACAGCATAAAGTAGAGCTCATCAGTATCGGTAACGGTACCGGCTCCCGCGAAACGGATAAACTGGTTGCTGAAATGCTGAAAGCAGCGCCGGAGCTGGGCGCTCAGAAAATCATGGTCAGTGAAGCCGGTGCATCAGTGTACTCAGCGTCGGAACTGGCATCGAAAGAACTGCCGGATATGGACGTATCTCTGCGTGGCGCTGTATCAATTGCCCGTCGTCTGCAGGATCCTCTCGCCGAACTGGTAAAAATTGAGCCGAAGGCTATTGGTGTTGGCCAGTATCAGCACGACGTAAGCCAGAGTCAGTTAGGCAAATCACTGGATCGCGTTATCGAGGACTGTGTAAACGCCGTAGGCGTCGATCTGAACACCGCATCTCCTGCACTGCTGTCTTATGTATCGGGCCTGAACAAAACCCTGGCACAAAATATCGTTGCATTTCGCGATAACAACGGCGCTTTTGGCGACCGTAAATCCTTATTAAAGGTTGAACGGTTAGGTCCTAAAGCCTTTGAACAGGCAGCCGGCTTCCTGCGTATCACCGCAGGCACTAACCCGCTGGATGCCTCCGCCGTTCACCCAGAAGCCTATCCGGTTATCGACAGCATTGTTGACCGTACGCAGGTCGCCGTAAACGACCTGATTGGTAACACCGATCTGCTGCGTAAGCTGGCACCGGAGGACTTCACCAGTGAAGCATTCGGTTTGCCAACCGTAAAAGATATCCTGAAAGAGCTGGACAAACCCGGCCGTGACCCCCGTCCTGAATTTAAAACAGCGACCTTCAAAGAAGGCGTTGAAACCATCAGCGATCTGAAGCCGGGCATGATTCTGGAAGGTGTTGTCAGTAACGTGGCAAACTTCGGTGCTTTCGTTGACGTGGGTGTGCATCAGGATGGTCTGGTTCACATCTCGGCACTGACCAACAAGTTCATCTCGGATCCCCGTGAAGTAGTAAAAGCCGGTGATATCGTAAAAGTGAAAGTGCTGGAAGTAGACGTACAGCGTAAGCGTATCTCTTTTACCATGCGCCTTGACGATACCCCTGCGCCGGCCGCTGAAAAACGCCAGAGCAGCGCCGGAAAACCTGCCGGGAAGCAAGGTAAAGGACGCCAGCCCGGCCGCAATGGCGGTGGCAATAACCGTCAGGCGCAAGCGCCGGCTAATGCTGCCATGGGTAATGCGTTCGCGGATGCATTTGCTAAAGCAAAGCAGAAGTAA
- a CDS encoding SlyX family protein, producing the protein MSDTHTLEHAMQEIEELQTKIAFQEHTIDTLNEALTSQQYQIEKMQVQLRFMMEKVKGFEPSNIAKLSDETPPPHY; encoded by the coding sequence ATGAGCGACACACATACGCTGGAGCACGCCATGCAGGAAATTGAAGAACTGCAGACCAAGATAGCGTTCCAGGAACATACAATTGATACGTTGAATGAAGCATTGACGTCTCAACAATATCAAATCGAGAAAATGCAGGTACAGTTGCGTTTTATGATGGAGAAAGTCAAAGGCTTTGAACCGTCTAATATTGCTAAGCTGTCAGACGAAACTCCACCTCCTCACTATTAA
- a CDS encoding alkene reductase → MKSLFESARMGNVDVNNRIFMAPLTRSRADDTTDVPADMTLTYYQQRATAGLIICEATQINPQGKGYIRTPGIYSADQVSKWREITEAVHAEGGKVFLQLWHVGRISHSHFQPDNQKPLAPSAVKPDVDVFFDGEKRPASEPEAMTVSDIQSTIADYQKAAENAREAGFDGVEIHAANGYLIDQFIRDKTNLRDDEYGGSIENRLRFLKEVTRAVLKVWDASQVGIRLSPVGNQNDIADSDPLATFREVINFLNPLNLAYLHMVERFPGMPASNEDLATLVTLREHWQGFYIANGDYDYLSAKQAVESGYADAVAFGRPYIANPDLALRLEKGVSLNEPDPDTFYAGEEKGYIDYPFYSE, encoded by the coding sequence ATGAAATCACTATTTGAATCTGCCCGTATGGGCAATGTGGATGTGAATAATCGCATCTTTATGGCGCCGCTCACCCGCAGTCGCGCTGACGATACCACCGATGTGCCAGCAGATATGACGCTGACTTATTATCAGCAGCGTGCAACGGCAGGACTCATCATTTGCGAAGCCACCCAAATCAATCCGCAGGGTAAGGGATACATCCGGACTCCCGGCATTTACAGCGCTGACCAGGTATCGAAATGGCGGGAAATCACAGAAGCTGTGCACGCTGAGGGAGGAAAAGTGTTTCTTCAGCTGTGGCATGTAGGCCGTATCAGCCACAGCCACTTTCAGCCTGATAATCAGAAGCCGCTGGCTCCGTCAGCGGTAAAACCGGATGTTGATGTGTTTTTTGATGGCGAAAAGCGTCCGGCGTCTGAACCGGAGGCGATGACTGTCAGCGACATTCAGTCAACCATTGCTGATTATCAGAAAGCTGCTGAGAATGCCCGTGAGGCTGGTTTCGACGGCGTGGAAATACATGCTGCCAACGGCTATCTGATTGATCAATTCATCCGTGATAAGACGAATTTGCGGGACGACGAATATGGCGGCAGTATCGAAAACAGACTGCGCTTTCTAAAAGAAGTCACCCGTGCGGTACTCAAAGTCTGGGATGCGTCGCAGGTGGGTATCCGGCTGTCACCGGTTGGTAATCAAAATGATATCGCTGACAGCGATCCGCTGGCGACATTCAGAGAGGTGATAAACTTCTTAAATCCGTTGAATCTGGCTTACCTGCATATGGTTGAGCGCTTCCCGGGTATGCCCGCCAGTAACGAAGATCTTGCGACGCTTGTCACATTGCGGGAACACTGGCAGGGATTTTATATCGCTAACGGGGACTATGATTACCTGTCAGCCAAACAGGCTGTGGAATCAGGTTACGCAGATGCCGTTGCTTTTGGCCGGCCTTACATCGCTAACCCCGATTTGGCATTGCGTCTTGAAAAAGGCGTTTCGTTGAACGAGCCGGATCCGGATACATTCTACGCAGGTGAAGAAAAGGGATATATCGATTATCCGTTTTACAGTGAATAA